In the Marinobacter sp. Arc7-DN-1 genome, ATTCATTGAGATCCGGTAGATTCCGATGCCGACGTGCTGTCGTTGCGGTCATTCCACAGTCTCCAGTAGGTAATCAAACAAATTGGGCAGATGGGGCTTAAGGTCGGCATATTGTTTCTGGGCCTCAGCAGCAGAACGCATACGAGCCAGATTGCGCGTCATCCATTCAACGCGGATCAACAGTGTGCGCTCGACCCAATCGGGCCGAACTGCCAGCATTTGCGGTAGCCGAGTCTCGGCTTCGGCGATCGTATGAATAAACAGCAGCGCCTGCTCCACTGTGTCAGGAACGAGGATGACATCGTCGTTTTGGATCCGTTTGATCGACTGATCGATCGAATGAACTCGAGCGTCCTCTGAACCGGTGGCCTCTACCACGCGAGTGTTCAACTCGAGATCGTTCACCGCTGCCGCCATTGCGGAGACGGATGGTTGGTATACAACATTCTGGAGATCGTTCAGAACCAGGCGGGTGACCCGACCTGCACGGTTGACGAAATCCTTATTGGCGTCGGTCAGATAAGCATGCTTTTCGGTTGCCGAGGTGTGCGAGTGGTGGTTGATCAGGTCACCGTCACGGTAACGGTCCGACCCCGCATGGACGGCAGTGGTCTTCACATGCGTGAGAGAAAATATGTTCTGAGGAAGCGGGCGCGCGACCGACTCGCGATACGCCCCGATATTATTTTCGGATGTCTTTGCGAAAATGCCCACAGGCTCGCTGCCCTGAGTCAGCGCCAACGCGGCGTCCAGAAAAATCGAACTGGCACCGGCTCGCCTTAAAGCTGCGTCAATTAGCCGCTGGACGCGAGGCAATTGCCAGATTCGCCACAAGAAAGAGATATCTCCTTTCTGCGCGAAACCTTCTCTAATGTCCGGCATCGCTTTTTCTGACATAACGTTGAATTGGAAGACAGGGCTAGAGACCGGCAAACCTGTTAAGTAGCGATACTGGGCTTTTGTCCAGCAGTCGGACGCCATCAGGATCGCTGGTTGCCGAGTCGAGCTGGCACGGCCCTTGTAGTAACAACACTCCATCGCAATCAGGCGACCGGATTGATTGAATTCGTGTGCGTAATCCGTTGTTTTCAGTTTGGGAATATCGGTTGGCTGCACCGCTTCACAGGCAACCAACCAGGCCATCAGGCGCTCCTCAAGAGGGGAGTAAACGTGTTGATAATCCGGATGATAAATGGTGGGAGAGCGAGCCCAGGATCGAATACGTTGGCCGCAGACCCGAGGCATAGAGGCCAAGCTTTCAATGCCGCTCTGCGATAACAGCGTTTTAATAGACCCTCGGTCAGAGGGGCGAACCAAATCCAGCCACAGCAGTTCTGTCCATGCCTCTCGCGGCTGCCCTGCGGAATCAAACGAACCAAAACGCCTTAATATCTTGTAGTTCCATTTACGAAACCAGTTCTTCCCGCAAGCAGACTCTTCAAACGTTGTGATGGGGTGTTGCTGCCATTCTGCCCGGACGTCCAGTAGATGAAGTAGTGTCTCGGCAATCGTCACCCGAAAGCTCAAAAACATTCTGCTTGGGCTTTCCAGTTGAAGGTATTTTTGCTCACCGAGAACAGATCGCAGCCAGGGCAGATTGAACCAGTCCGTAAGGGTATATGGCTTAGCACCCCCTCCTTTTGAAGGCTTTGACACCTTCAGTAGTGTCTTCAGATAGCCGAAATCCTCGTCCGTCAGGCCGGGGCTAGCCAGGGCCCTGTTCATAACTGCGGTTAAGAATTCTAACGGGCTGCGCTTCTGGCCCTGCTGATTCATGCAATACGCTTCGTAGGACTTCAGGCAATCGTAACGATTGATATCAGTGCTTTCGTAACCCGTTTCATTTACCCAATCGATGAATCGGCGTATGGAGTCCGAATAAGCTCGTCGCGATGTCTCTGTAAGGCCATGAAACCAGTCTGATTGAAATGTGGCAGAGGCCCCTTGGAAAATGGCTTCGTGAAATTTGTTTTCCCGGGTTAAGGCGATGATCTGAGTGGTACCAGCCTGGGTGTTGTATGTGATTCGAGTAGGCTTAATCGATGTATATGTGGGTTGTTCCGGCAGCGTCTGATCGAATGCTTTAGCCATATCGTCCGGTGCATGCGCCAGCTCAGCCACTCCGTCCAACTTTTCACTCACCTCCCGCCCTCAAGTTCTAACATTTGGAGTCTCATGCGGATGTACCGAGTTGTGACCGATGAAGCATGACCGTCTCGCCCGACGGTGTGCCGGAGTCGCTGGGCAACAACAATAAGCGCTGCCGATTCCGAGCGTGTTTCCCGGCCGTCAGGCCCCGTGAGTTCTTCATGAAACAGTTCCGTTGCGAAGGTATGGCGGAGATCGTGAAAGCTCAGACTGGAGTGCAAACCAGCCTCATCGGCCCTCTGTCGAAAGCGTCGTGAAGCGTGCCACTCGCTGATGCCCGTACCGAGGAATCGCGGATCTGTTCTGAGAAAAAAGCTTTCATCCGCCGTTCCGCTTTCGTCAATCGCCCACTGGCGTTCGGTACTAAAATACCGTCTCATATCCGAAAGCAACTCTCTGTCAAAATACACCCAACCACTCTTGCTGTTTTTGGCATAGCGACCCTCCAGCCAGTACCTAAACTGCTCGACGTGGTCGTAAGCTCGGTCATCCAACTGTTTGAACAGAACACACAAGGCTGGTGTGCGCAGACCCCGCAACTCCGCAGTCCTGAGCCCCACCTCAAACCCCAGTCTCATCATGAGTTTTTCAGCCAGCTTTTCACAATGATTCAGCAATGTGAGACGCGTGTGTCTCGGAACGTACTGGATGTAATGCTGTTTGGTGTTCCGTTCCGCCATGGCCTGCCGGGTCCGTCGATAAACGCGCAGCGCCAGGCGTGAAGAGAATTCCATGTAATGCAGGAAGTTATAATAAGCAGTGAGTGCTGATAGATGGGTCTGGAGGGATTGCGAGGATTTAAGACGGTTTGAAAGCACCTCATTGAGGTAATGATTCACGAATCGCTCACTACAGGACGAAGAGGCATGCAGTCCCGCCGTCTGATGACTCAGCCGACATTCTTCCAGGTAGCCCAAAAACTGAGCCAACGCGTAGATATAGGCTCGCATCGTCGCATCAGAGACCTCTCTCTCGACCAGTTCGTAGAGCTTGCCGGTGCGCCCTTGCAACGTTCCGTCGGACAATTCTTTGATCTCAAAGACAGCGCCGAATCGAGCTAGAAAGGTAGTGAACATAAGCGGCAGAAGCGGTGGTTTGCGCCGCTCATTGAGGATAAGCCAGAAGGGCTCAAAACGGTGACCGTTAAATTGATAATCGACTTGCTTCTCGATGAAAACAGTCACATCGTCACCGGCATTTGAATGGTCTTCTTATACTTTGCCGATCCGACTACAAAAGCAATGCTTTTCCTATTCGATATTGGTCTTTCGAAAAACCCAACTCGACCGGCCAAAGGTTGACTGGATCGTTTGCAAACCTTTCCCGCTTCTTCGAGGTCCACGTATCGGCCCCGCGCTCCCATGCCCACTTCAGTGGCACCACATGGTCAATATCAATATCTTGGCTGTTCTGGATAACGTTGCCTGTAAAGGGGCTGATCCAACGACCGGCAACGACCCGGCAACGATTATCGCTCGCGAAACGCACTGGCGTACTGGAACTTGCGATCAACGCCTCAGCGCGGCTGTTCTGGCAGTCGCCATCGGCATCGTCCCAGCCGTGACCGAAGGCCGATCGTCTGTATGAATCGGCCCGATGTTTGTTCAGTTTGGGCGCGTTATTAGAGGCCAACTGCTTGGGTAGGCGACCGCCACTGGCTACGCATGTCTCCAGTGAGTCAAAGGCGAGGAAATTTTCGGTGCGATCGTAATATGAGCTTTCAGGTGGGTGACAAATGCCTGAAGACGTCTTTTTGATTGTCTCAGCTGCAACGGGTGCAAACCCAATGACGATTATGAGCGCCAGTAATGAAAACGGGAGGTACCGCAACTACTTCTCCTTAAATACAAAAAGCGTAATCTGGCGGCCATCGTATCGGGCACGGCCTCGCATGTCTCGCTGTAGGAGATAACCCAATCGTTTTGCAGTGATATCGGCTTTCGCCGGGGGGCCAAGTCGCACATACTGGTTGGGAGTCAATTGATCAGGAAGATCGGGGCTCAGTGCCGGCAGGGATGCCAGGCAAACGCGACACCTGCCCAGTGGTGTGACGCGCCAGGGAGAGGCCTGGCTCCCTTTCCCTGAGACGTTTCACCATAACCTCAAATTTTGTGCAGTCCACAGATCAAGGGCTAACGGGGCTTAAACGGTTGAAAGCCGTCTGGTTTATATAGAGGCGAACCAGTCGATGATCAATCTGACAGATGCGCCGCCTACCGTTAATTCAATGAGGCTTACACTGGCTATGTTGGATTTGCCCACTTTTGCGTGCGTTGAGGATCCGTAATAAGCTGGCCGGTTGGAGCTGGTTGCTTATCAGCGGGCTTGTATACAGCCATGTTTTAACAAGCAGGAAGACAAAAGTTGCAAAACCTATTTAAATATCTTGAAAACCTTTTGCAAAAGGAACAATCCTTCATCTCTGATGGAGCAATCCTAAAGAATGCGGTGGTCGAGGCCGCGTTGAATTTGGACTCTCGACTGCTGGAACTACTGATGCAGTTCGACACGATCAAAGCGCATTTCTTTACCGAGGTATCGGGTGTGCTCGTGTTTGACAAGGTTAAATTTCAGGATTTCATTTCCAACAAAGCCTTCTTGCCAGACAGCTATACTTCTTTCAAAAACCGCATTGGACTTACAGATGGGGGGCGCGACTATTTTAGCCAGTCTCGCGACGTGGTGCTTGCTTGGCCTTATAAAGACTGCGTGCTTGAAGGCGGGATGACGAATGAAGATCGAGGCCGCAATGAAGTTTTCTGAAACACCACGCTGGCGCCGGATGAAATTACCCGACTATTCGAGCCAAAAGTGATGACCGGATGGGAGCGTTGGGACGCCGAGGCTGTTGCGACGGGA is a window encoding:
- a CDS encoding HNH endonuclease family protein; translated protein: MRYLPFSLLALIIVIGFAPVAAETIKKTSSGICHPPESSYYDRTENFLAFDSLETCVASGGRLPKQLASNNAPKLNKHRADSYRRSAFGHGWDDADGDCQNSRAEALIASSSTPVRFASDNRCRVVAGRWISPFTGNVIQNSQDIDIDHVVPLKWAWERGADTWTSKKRERFANDPVNLWPVELGFSKDQYRIGKALLL
- a CDS encoding tyrosine-type recombinase/integrase, whose protein sequence is MTVFIEKQVDYQFNGHRFEPFWLILNERRKPPLLPLMFTTFLARFGAVFEIKELSDGTLQGRTGKLYELVEREVSDATMRAYIYALAQFLGYLEECRLSHQTAGLHASSSCSERFVNHYLNEVLSNRLKSSQSLQTHLSALTAYYNFLHYMEFSSRLALRVYRRTRQAMAERNTKQHYIQYVPRHTRLTLLNHCEKLAEKLMMRLGFEVGLRTAELRGLRTPALCVLFKQLDDRAYDHVEQFRYWLEGRYAKNSKSGWVYFDRELLSDMRRYFSTERQWAIDESGTADESFFLRTDPRFLGTGISEWHASRRFRQRADEAGLHSSLSFHDLRHTFATELFHEELTGPDGRETRSESAALIVVAQRLRHTVGRDGHASSVTTRYIRMRLQMLELEGGR
- a CDS encoding site-specific DNA-methyltransferase — encoded protein: MQNLFKYLENLLQKEQSFISDGAILKNAVVEAALNLDSRLLELLMQFDTIKAHFFTEVSGVLVFDKVKFQDFISNKAFLPDSYTSFKNRIGLTDGGRDYFSQSRDVVLAWPYKDCVLEGGMTNEDRGRNEVF